A stretch of DNA from Thermoplasmata archaeon:
GCCGAGATCGACCCTACCCGGTCCTGTTCAATCGAATGAGCCCGTCGGCGTGGCGCCGGGAACACGGGAGCGGCCTGTTCTACACCTTGAGCTACCTCTCCCATCTCGAGTCGCTCGGGACCCGGGTGATCAACGGCTCCCGCGCGTTCCGTCACGAGCTGTCGAAGGCCCTCCAGCTCTCCCTCCTCCAGTCGCTGGGTCTCCCCTTTCCTCGGGCTCGCGTCATCCACGATCCCCTGCAGGCTCCGGACGCGGCACGAAGCCTCCGATTCCCCGTGGTGATCAAGCCCAACATCGGGGGGAGCGGCGCAGGTATCGTACGATTCGACAGCCCCGAGGAGCTTAGCGCAGCCGTGGCCGCAGGCCAGGTTCAGCTCGGATTCGACCACGTCGGGCTGGTGCAGGAGTTCGTTCCGGCCCGCGGCGGATTCATCACCCGGATCGAAACGCTGAGGGGTCGGTTCCTCTACGGCATCCGGGTCCATCTGAGCGGGGAGACCTTCGACCTCTGCCCGGCCGACATCTGCCAGACCACCACGGGAGAGGACCTGCTGGCGCCGGGGTGCGTCGTTGAGGCCGCCAAGTCCGGCTTGAAGGTAGAACGGTACGACCCTCCCGCGGGCGTGGTACGCGCGGTCGAATCCATCGCCCAGGGAGCGGGGATCGACGTCGGCGGCATCGAGTACATCATCGACGACCGGGACGGCGGCATCTACTACTACGACGTGAACGCGCTCTCGAACTTCGTGGCGGACGCTCCTCGCGTGGTCGGCTTCGATCCGTTCGCCCGGCTCGTGGACTTCATCGAGGAGGTGCTGGCCGACGCCGTCGGGTAGCAGCCGTGGAATCCGGTTCGGGTACTGGATGCCGGTATTCGGGGGCTGGCTCCGGAACGTCGACGACGAGCGGATGGACGCCAGCTGGCCCTATGTCCGGGACCTCGCCCTCCGGAGCGAGGACCTGGGATACGACCTCACGCTGATCGCCGAGCTGAACCTGAACGACATCAAGGGCGTCCACGCCCCCTCCCTCGACGCGTGGTCCACGGCCGCCGCCCTCGCGGCGGTGACCCGACGGCTCGAGCTCATGATCGCGGTGCGCCCGACGTTCCACCTGCCCGCCCTGCTGGCCAAGCAGGCGGCGAACATCGACCGCATCAGCGGAGGGCGCGTGGCGCTGAACGTGGTGTCGTCCTGGTGGGAGCAGGAGGCGCGAATGTACGGGGTGCAGTTCGACGCGCACGATGAGCGGTATGCCCGAACGTCCGAGTGGCTCGACGTGCTCGACGGCGTCTGGTCGCAGGACGCGTTCTCGTACTCGGGCCGATACTACCGCGTCGAGGGCACCGCGCTGGAGCCCAAACCGCAGCGCCGGCCCCGTCCTCCGATCTACGCCGGAGGCGAGTCGGAGGCCGCGAAGAATCTCATCGCCCAGAAATGCGACGCCTACGTGATGCACGGGGACCCTCCGG
This window harbors:
- a CDS encoding LLM class flavin-dependent oxidoreductase, translated to MRFGYWMPVFGGWLRNVDDERMDASWPYVRDLALRSEDLGYDLTLIAELNLNDIKGVHAPSLDAWSTAAALAAVTRRLELMIAVRPTFHLPALLAKQAANIDRISGGRVALNVVSSWWEQEARMYGVQFDAHDERYARTSEWLDVLDGVWSQDAFSYSGRYYRVEGTALEPKPQRRPRPPIYAGGESEAAKNLIAQKCDAYVMHGDPPERVAEKVRDLSERRAKLGLPPLVFGVAGYAYVRDSRAEVDRELQRITDVRSNAAGFANYQQWLKGTQLEQKMSIEEYSVSNRGLRSGLMGTPEEVRAQVARLEKAGVDLLLLQFSPQLEEMERFSEDVVRPLQSAPA